A segment of the Candidatus Pelagisphaera phototrophica genome:
AAAATTCGCGGATCGAAAGGGAAGCCCGATAACAATAAAGAGACGAAATAGGTCGGGGATGGCGAGATCCGAGTAGTATTAGAATTGCCAAGTCGGGCAAACCCGATTCACGATCAGGATTATGGCATTTACCCTTGAACTTGGAACCTTCGCTCCCGATTTCGAACTCCTCGCCACGGATGGCGAGTCCTACAGTCTAGAGGATTTCGATAACCATCGATTTCTGGTACTCTTCTTCACTTGCAACCACTGCCCCTACGTGACAGGCTCCGACGAGGTCACGAGGGAGACTACTGAACGATTCAAAGACCGAGGTGTGGGCTTTGTCGGGATCAACGCAAACAGCAAGAATACGTACCCTGAGGACGACTATTCCCACATGGTAGCTCGGATGGAGGAGCATGGGTTTCCATGGACCTATCTGCATGACGAGACCCAGGATGTCGCTCGCGCTTACGGGGCGTTGCGTACGCCTCACTTCTACGTTTTCGATGCGGAACGGAAACTGATCTATACGGGACGTGGGGTGGACCAGCCGCGAAACCGATCAGCGATCACGGTGAACGATTTGGAACGGATGCTTGAAGAAGCAACGAGCGGTCAGCCCATCAGTGTCCCGCAGACCAATCCTATTGGCTGCAATGTAAAGTGGGACGGTAAGGATGCTCACTGGATGCCTGGGGAGGCGTGCGATCTCGTCTAGATTGAAATAGCAGTTGCCCGTACGAGACCTTTTCCCTAGTGGATAGTTGCCTTGTTTGGGCGAGATTTTCATTTTCTCCAATCGAATGAACCCGTGTCTTAGCCTTACCCTCCTCGCTTCGATTGTCCTTTCCGCTTCGATCGACCTTAGAGCTGCGGACCGTATCTCCGTTACCAGAGAGGAGTACCTCACCGAAGGCCGCAATCTGCAGGCGTCTTACAAGCTTAGATATTAGAATTTAATTTAGCCACGAGTGCCTTAGAGTGCTCTTGCTAATTTTTCAGACAGCTGCTTCAGCAGCTGTCTTTTTTTGTGGGTAGGGGAATTCAATGGTTCTGATTCGATTAGCATGGGGCGCCTCGAATCGCTACTCGAACAAAAGCGCGAATTTGGGGCATTGGCTAAAATTGAATTCCCTATTGCTAACCTCCAACTGAATTCGCAATGTTGAGTAATGACCTATTCCTTTTTGAACGTGCTTCCGCTGCTTTTATTTGTTGGATCGATCGTTGCCCCGGCGAGCGTTGCGGCGGCTGACAGTCGTCCCAACATTCTTTTCTGCATCATGGACGATGCGTCTTACATGCACATGAGCACTTACGGTTGCGAGTGGACGGACACGCCTTCCTTTGATCGATTGGCGAATGAAGGAATCCTTTTTCAAAACGCCTACACGCCCAATGCGAAATGTGCTCCCTCTCGATCCAGCATTCTAACGGGGCGAAACTCGTGGCAATTGGAGGAGGCGGCCAATCACATCGTCAACTTTCCTGCTAAATTCAGGACTTTTCCGGAAGTGTTACGGGCGAATGGATACCAGGCCGGCAAAACGGGCAAGGGATGGGGGCCAGGGCTTCCGGGTGAAATCGATGGAAAGCCCCGCGTTTTGATCGCGAAAAACTATGGTTCTGAGAACCTGGACAAGAAGCCCGCGAAGGGAATGTCGATCGAAGACTACGCAGGCAATTTTGAAGTCTTCCTTGAGGAAGTCGATTCAGAAGAACCGTGGTTCTTCTGGTATGGATCGAAAGAGCCGCATCGGCGATATGAATACGGATCGGGACAAAAGCTCGGAGGGAAAAGCATAGACGATATTAAAGAAGTCCCCGGATTTTGGCCTGATAGCGAAGTGATTCGCAATGACATGCTGGACTACGGTCTAGAGATCGAGCATGCGGATAGTCATTTGGGAATGATGATCGAGTCATTGGAGGATCGAGGTCTATTGGAGAATACACTCATTGTCATGACCTCCGACAATGGGATGCCGTTTCCGCGCGGAAAGGCCCAGGAATACGAATACTCGAATCATATGCCCCTCGCCATGATGTGGCCTAAAGGTATACGAAATCCGGGACGTACCGTTACTGATATGGTTAGCTTTGTCGATTTTGCCCCGACTTTCCTCGATGTTGCTGGGATAGGATTTGAGGACTCCGGTATGCAACCTTCACCCGGCCGAAGCTTGATGGATATCTTCGAGTCAAGAAAAAGCGGTCAGGTGAATCCAAAGCGTGACTACGTGGTAATCGGAAAAGAACGGCATGACTATAGTCGACCTGGCAATCAAGGGTACCCGATTCGAGGTATCGTGGGGAATGACTATCTTTATCTTTACAACTACAAGATTGATTTGTGGCCTGCAGGTAATCCGGAACTTGGATACCTTGATGTAGATGGTTCACCTACGAAAACGGAGATATTGGAGCTGTTCCGCTCCGGGAAAGACCGCTCCTACTGGGAGCTGTCTTTCGGTAAGCGCAAGGTCCACGAGGAATTCTTCGACCTCGCGAATGATCCCGAGTGCTTGAACAATCTTGCGAACGATGAGCGATTGACCGAAGTGAAGCACAAGATGAAAGCCCGCTTGGATGCGACTCTGGCGGAACAGAATGATCCTCGGTTTCTGGGGAATGGGGACGTGTTCGACAAATACGGTTTTTCGCAGGGTCATGCATGGAACTTCTACGAGAATTACATGGCCGGGAAAGAATCGAAAAAGAGAACGGGTTGGGTGAACGATTCGGATTACGAGCCCGAGCCTCTGGATTAACAATAGTATCAATTCGTCTGAAATGAAGTTGTCCTCACCTTTTACCCACTTCGTGTTTTTGCGGATTAGTGTGGGTCGCCTGCTATTAAGCGTCGTACTCGCCTTTAGTCTCGGAGTTAAAGTGTTTGGGGATGTTAGACTCCCTGCGATTTTCGATGACCACATGGTTCTGCAGCAGCGGATGGCTGTACCCGTTTGGGGGTGGGCTAGTCGGGGAGAAAGCGTAGTCGTATCTGGAAGTTGGGGTAGTGAAGCCACGGTAGTTACGGATGCCAGTGGACGGTGGATGGTAAACTTAGAGACTCCTGCTTACGGAGGACCCTATTCGGTTGGAGTCCAAGGACGCAATCGGATCGTTCTAGAAAATGTGATGATCGGGGAAGTCTGGCTTTGTGCCGGCCAATCGAATATGGGTTGGAGGTTATCAGCAACCTCGGAAGGGTTTGAGGACTCGGCATCGGCCGACTTACCGAATATTCGCATTTTCCGCTCTGAGCGTGCCCATAGTCCTCATCCTCAAGAAGACGTTTTGGCGAAATGGAAGGTGTGCAATCCCGAATCCGCTGCCCTATGTTCTGCGGTCACGTTCTATTTTGCCCGAAAGCTTCATCAGGAATTGGGAATCCCGGTTGGGGTTGTCTTGCAGCCTTACGCAGGCACACCGATTGAAGGCTGGATGCCGAAAGACATACAATTGTCCGATCCTCGAACTCGAAAAGTTATCGAAGAATTGGATACGGAATCGGATAATTATGATGTAGAAAAAGCGCGTCAGCAGCTAGCCCGGGCCACAGAGCTATGGAAATTAGGAAAGCGTGCGGGGGAACCCAAATTGCGGACGCCAAGCAACTGGGGGCACCAATATCCGGGCAATATATTTAATGGAATGATCCATCCGGTGCGACCCTATGGAATTAGGGGAGCGATCTGGTACCAGGGTGAGCGAAACGCGAAGGACCTAGCTCAAGCGGCAAATTATGTGAACCAACTCCCGCTGTTGATCGACTACTACCGGTCCTCTTGGAACGAGCTCTCCCATGGCGCGGTTGCCCGAGATTTCCCTTTTTACTTTGTCCAGCTGCCCAGTTGGCTTCAGGATCAGTCAGAACCGGTGGAAGCAGACGCTGCCTGGGCCGTGAGTCGGGAGATGATGCGTCTGGTTTCGAATTCAGTTAAGAACACGGGCGTAGCGGTATCGGTGGATACGGGTGACTCAATATTGCTTCACCCAATTGATAAAAAGCCTATTGGGCTACGTTTAGCCTATCTAGCGTTGAAGGAAACTTATGGACGAGATTTCGTTGGTTACGGACCTCGATATCGGTCCCACGAAATCAAAGGTGACACGTTCATCATTACATTTGATTCTATCGGTTCTGGCATGAAGGCAGGTCGCAACGGGAAGTTAGATACGTTCGCGATCGCTGGGGAAGACAGAGCGTTTGTATGGGCGGACGCAAAGATAATAGGGAATCAGGTAGTTATCTCAGCAGATGAAGTACGGAATCCCGCTGCAGTGAGGTACGCCTGGGCGATGAATCCCACCAAGCGAATTTTGCTGTACAATCAGGAAGGAATCCCTGCTTCACCCTTCCGTACAGATGACTGGCCGTTGTTTGATGAAGCTAGTTATGTTCCTTCGGTTCAGGATAAGCCGAAGAAGCCAGAGGGTTATAAACAGGTTACCACAAAACGGCCGCCTATGACCCAGTAGGGAGTGGCTCAAGAATAGTGATCTGATTTCTGTTTGATTCGTCTTTTATCCGAGGGCCAATCCGTTTGGGGTGTATTACTGAGCCCGAGGCCGTCCAGATGTTTGGCAATGGCTCTCGCTTCCGTGTTTGGCACTAAATATTTTTTTGGCTAACAACCGTGTAAGGCGCAAGTGCCTCCACACGGACGCTCATCGACGACCGCTACGTTTTGACCCGCTTGATTTAGCGCATTGATAAAATGGCAGGCCGAGGTACCTGAGCCTATTACGATGGTATCGAAAGAATTGGGGGACATAGATGAGGAGTAAAGGGCTTCCTACCAAACGATTAGCGAGCAAACTCGCTTGCGCCTTTTGGCAGTGGAGTGAGCGTAACGCTTACACCGCTTGCCTATCTTGCCCGATTGTTCACGGGACCAATCCAATGGCATCTCTGATCGCCTCGACCCAGCCGTGAGGACCAATTCCCGAGATTTGCTTTAGTCTTGGGATATCCATCTCATTCCACGATCCATCGGTTTTTTGAACCAAATAGCCTTGGTCGGCAGATTGAAGCATGTCGTGATCGTTGGCGCTGTCTCCGATTGCGATGGATTTCCAATTTCCTCCACTGCTGGCTTGATAAGCATCCAGAAGCATTTTCATCGCAGTCCCTTTATTGTACTCCTTTGATGTGACGGTATAGAAGCGACCGCCGCATAGGCATTGGAGATCGACTTCGTTAAGCTTGGTGTTTACCTCTTTCCATACTTCATCGTCGAGTGAGGCTGTTAGCGTTTCGCTAAACTCGCGATTCTGAGCCCGCTGGGTAGCTGCTTCGCTGAGTCCTGTTATTTTCGAGATTTTTAGAGGCGTTAGCTTTGAGTAGGGACGAAAATCGATTCCCATATCGAGAGACAGTTTAGCGATCGCTTTCTGTATCTTTAGATTAGATACGCCGAGCTTAACAAGTTTACCAAATCCCGGGATAGCCTTTGATGGCTGATCGGAAAGCAAATCGAAATTCTCAGGCACGAAAATTCCACATCCATTCTCTACGATGCAAGGGGTTGATAAACCCATTTCCTTCATGAGATGCAATTGCTCCTCTAGCGTTTTTGAGGAACAAAAAACCAAGGGAATTTTTCTGCGAACTAGTTTCCGGGCTAGTGGTCCTGCTGCTTTGGGCGAGTAGCTCTCAAAGTCGATTAGAGTGCCATCCAGATCCGTGAAGACAATCGTTTTGACAAGCGTTGGCGTTGATTGAGGCACGGTACTACGCCCGAATGCTGGTCGCTTTAAAATTCAAAGCTTTGTCGCATCCCGCAAGGAATGTATCCAGATCGAGTTTTGCCAGTGATGGATACATTCTCACGGGAGCAATCTCTTCGGGACTTCCCTCCCCGTGACGCAGTTTCACATTTTCCATAATCTCGCGCTTGAGAAGTTCGGGGCACAAGGGCGAATGGTAGATCACCGATAGCGAGGCATCGATCATGTCTTCGACATGATCGTCTCCCTTGGACTCGTGCATATGCGGATTACGAGATTCAATTTGGCAAATCGTGATTTTTTCCTGCAAGGCTTTCGGATCATCGGGCTCGATAATGCCACCGTATTTTTCCAGA
Coding sequences within it:
- a CDS encoding thioredoxin family protein gives rise to the protein MAFTLELGTFAPDFELLATDGESYSLEDFDNHRFLVLFFTCNHCPYVTGSDEVTRETTERFKDRGVGFVGINANSKNTYPEDDYSHMVARMEEHGFPWTYLHDETQDVARAYGALRTPHFYVFDAERKLIYTGRGVDQPRNRSAITVNDLERMLEEATSGQPISVPQTNPIGCNVKWDGKDAHWMPGEACDLV
- a CDS encoding sulfatase family protein encodes the protein MTYSFLNVLPLLLFVGSIVAPASVAAADSRPNILFCIMDDASYMHMSTYGCEWTDTPSFDRLANEGILFQNAYTPNAKCAPSRSSILTGRNSWQLEEAANHIVNFPAKFRTFPEVLRANGYQAGKTGKGWGPGLPGEIDGKPRVLIAKNYGSENLDKKPAKGMSIEDYAGNFEVFLEEVDSEEPWFFWYGSKEPHRRYEYGSGQKLGGKSIDDIKEVPGFWPDSEVIRNDMLDYGLEIEHADSHLGMMIESLEDRGLLENTLIVMTSDNGMPFPRGKAQEYEYSNHMPLAMMWPKGIRNPGRTVTDMVSFVDFAPTFLDVAGIGFEDSGMQPSPGRSLMDIFESRKSGQVNPKRDYVVIGKERHDYSRPGNQGYPIRGIVGNDYLYLYNYKIDLWPAGNPELGYLDVDGSPTKTEILELFRSGKDRSYWELSFGKRKVHEEFFDLANDPECLNNLANDERLTEVKHKMKARLDATLAEQNDPRFLGNGDVFDKYGFSQGHAWNFYENYMAGKESKKRTGWVNDSDYEPEPLD
- a CDS encoding sialate O-acetylesterase encodes the protein MKLSSPFTHFVFLRISVGRLLLSVVLAFSLGVKVFGDVRLPAIFDDHMVLQQRMAVPVWGWASRGESVVVSGSWGSEATVVTDASGRWMVNLETPAYGGPYSVGVQGRNRIVLENVMIGEVWLCAGQSNMGWRLSATSEGFEDSASADLPNIRIFRSERAHSPHPQEDVLAKWKVCNPESAALCSAVTFYFARKLHQELGIPVGVVLQPYAGTPIEGWMPKDIQLSDPRTRKVIEELDTESDNYDVEKARQQLARATELWKLGKRAGEPKLRTPSNWGHQYPGNIFNGMIHPVRPYGIRGAIWYQGERNAKDLAQAANYVNQLPLLIDYYRSSWNELSHGAVARDFPFYFVQLPSWLQDQSEPVEADAAWAVSREMMRLVSNSVKNTGVAVSVDTGDSILLHPIDKKPIGLRLAYLALKETYGRDFVGYGPRYRSHEIKGDTFIITFDSIGSGMKAGRNGKLDTFAIAGEDRAFVWADAKIIGNQVVISADEVRNPAAVRYAWAMNPTKRILLYNQEGIPASPFRTDDWPLFDEASYVPSVQDKPKKPEGYKQVTTKRPPMTQ
- a CDS encoding HAD-IIB family hydrolase, giving the protein MPQSTPTLVKTIVFTDLDGTLIDFESYSPKAAGPLARKLVRRKIPLVFCSSKTLEEQLHLMKEMGLSTPCIVENGCGIFVPENFDLLSDQPSKAIPGFGKLVKLGVSNLKIQKAIAKLSLDMGIDFRPYSKLTPLKISKITGLSEAATQRAQNREFSETLTASLDDEVWKEVNTKLNEVDLQCLCGGRFYTVTSKEYNKGTAMKMLLDAYQASSGGNWKSIAIGDSANDHDMLQSADQGYLVQKTDGSWNEMDIPRLKQISGIGPHGWVEAIRDAIGLVP